In Mercurialis annua linkage group LG5, ddMerAnnu1.2, whole genome shotgun sequence, a single genomic region encodes these proteins:
- the LOC126679828 gene encoding uncharacterized protein LOC126679828 — MLDGLLKSKFHTRCKSLIKMTKTRLDVLKKKKCSVIKFLRNDMADLLRNGLDYNAFCRAEGLLVEQKMIACYNFIEQFSSCISTNVTSMAKQRECPEECREAVQSLIYAAARIAELTELRDLRSLFTDRYGCLEAFINKEFVETLKPTATTKEMKLQLLHDIASDFNIEWNSKSLEQKLFIPPSAHQDQHKHESLRDADDSPPKTNKRGLASHKSKTNIDEKYNLASSEDDSLQAAGSSSVGSVSEDEIDSRKPFNYRIIPPPYVRPQVSKQESKIEPPNSEPNDNFVSEETTHQDNLGDKTKLKPKSVRRKPMQSAQENISSVDHRPLKPPPGREKFLKNMGSGVGWFSKNNASALNDLENGDDKIDEEEKMLDGLLMHYCKDKAKPINDDENVDSGLVRNAKSDSELRVLQGREAERATANKARTTTRHSRAVSLQPETGNGHVHPKMPDCDDIAARIAAFRAR; from the exons ATGTTAGACGGATTGTTGAAATCTAAATTCCATACAAGAtg CAAGTCGCTGATAAAGATGACGAAGACACGACTGGACGtgttaaagaagaagaaatgctCTGTTATTAAGTTCTTGAGGAATGATATGGCTGATCTTCTCAGAAATGGTCTTGATTATAATGCCTTTTGCAGG GCTGAAGGACTTCTGGTGGAGCAGAAAATGATAGCTTGTTACAATTTCATTGAACAATTTAGTTCATGTATCTCAACCAATGTTACATCCATGGCTAAACAGAG GGAATGCCCTGAGGAATGCAGAGAAGCTGTCCAATCCTTAATATATGCTGCAGCAAGAATTGCTGAATTAACCGAGCTACGCGATCTTCGAAGTCTGTTCACGGATCGATATGGGTGCCTCGAAGCTTTTATCAATAAAGAG TTTGTTGAGACATTGAAGCCAACAGCGACCACAAAGGAGATGAAACTTCAATTGCTGCATGATATAGCATCAGATTTCAATATAGAATGGAATTCCAAATCATTGGAGCAAAAACTCTTTATACCACCTTCTGCTCATCAA GACCAGCATAAGCATGAGAGTTTAAGAGATGCTGATGATTCTCCACCGAAAACGAATAAAAGGGGACTTGCATCTCATAAAAGCAAGACTAACATTGATGAGAAATACAATCTGGCAAGCAGTGAAGATGATAGCTTACAAGCTGCAGGTTCCAGTTCAGTAGGAAGTGTTTCGGAGGATGAAATTGATAGCCGAAAGCCGTTTAACTACAGAATCATCCCTCCCCCTTATGTTAGACCACAAGTTTCAAAACAAGAAAGCAAGATTGAACCTCCTAATTCTGAACCAAATGACAATTTTGTCTCAGAAGAAACTACTCATCAGGATAATTTAGGTGATAAAACTAAGCTGAAACCCAAATCAGTCCGACGAAAACCAATGCAGTCAGCTCAGGAAAATATCAGTAGTGTTGATCATAGGCCATTGAAGCCACCGCCAGGCCGCGAAAAGTTTCTTAAAAATATGGGATCAGGTGTTGGGTGGTTCAGCAAGAATAATGCAAGTGCACTGAACGATTTAGAAAATGGTGATGATAAAATTGACGAGGAGGAAAAGATGCTCGATGGACTGTTGATGCATTACTGCAAGGACAAAGCGAAACCAATTAATGATGATGAGAATGTCGATTCAGGCTTGGTACGAAATGCAAAATCCGACTCTGAATTACGTGTTCTTCAAGGCAGAGAAGCGGAACGAGCAACTGCTAACAAGGCAAGAACAACGACAAGGCATAGTCGGGCAGTTTCATTGCAGCCGGAGACAGGGAACGGACATGTACACCCTAAAATGCCCGACTGTGATGATATAGCAGCTCGTATTGCAGCTTTTAGAGCAAGATAA
- the LOC126681442 gene encoding uncharacterized protein LOC126681442 — MDNQSIERALEQYGDDLDAAIRSLTELRLGSSTYNNNNLDPNIMVELETLTNLTDLASSASTTQLPMDGAEWVELFVTEMASSANMDDARGRAARALEVLEKSICAREAAKSFRQENMMLKKQLQTVLQENVILKRAVVIQHEQQKNTSRELVHAKQLVSQYQDKSTALEVNNYALTMHLKQAQQSSAIPGRFHPDVF, encoded by the coding sequence ATGGACAATCAAAGCATTGAGAGAGCGCTGGAACAATATGGTGATGATTTGGATGCAGCAATCAGAAGTTTAACTGAGCTTCGGTTGGGATCTTCTACCTACAACAACAACAACTTGGATCCTAATATTATGGTTGAACTTGAAACCCTAACTAACTTAACTGATCTTGCATCATCAGCTTCAACAACACAGCTCCCAATGGATGGGGCCGAGTGGGTAGAGCTGTTCGTTACGGAGATGGCGAGTTCCGCCAACATGGACGATGCTAGAGGACGCGCTGCAAGGGCGCTGGAAGTACTTGAGAAGTCTATATGCGCGCGCGAGGCGGCGAAAAGCTTTCGGCAGGAAAATATGATGTTGAAGAAACAACTACAGACAGTGCTTCAGGAAAATGTAATTCTGAAGCGAGCGGTAGTTATCCAGCATGAGCAGCAGAAGAACACGAGCCGGGAATTGGTGCATGCGAAGCAATTGGTGTCTCAGTACCAGGATAAATCCACAGCTTTGGAGGTGAACAACTATGCATTGACAATGCACCTGAAGCAGGCTCAGCAAAGCAGCGCAATTCCAGGTCGTTTTCACCCGGATGTGTTTTAG
- the LOC126679833 gene encoding uncharacterized protein LOC126679833 isoform X2 has product MESTFLNDSESGEVMSEIHVGCPPNSSGPYISRFTISIPPDVDHGRNKDLFKDEEVCRHEKMIHVDEDGDLVLTRRTKFLSRSFNVTIQHNITSSIPSVGLQVWKAELVLSDFVLHKMFTSSEFDGISLLELGAGTGLVGMLIAHVAKTVFLTDRGDEILDNCARNVQLNSEVLNYQSAIYVRELDWMNSWPPISCLNSADTSRYSWTPAEVEEAEEVSLLVAADVIYSDDLTNALFSILERFMSSGSEKILYLALEKRYNFSIDDLDVVANGYSHFLSYLKEDKDLEYGSSPCFLGKQIDISPIPQYVSEYERGNDVELWQIKFSRRKPESEDSCE; this is encoded by the exons ATGGAGAGTACATTTTTGAATGATAGTGAGAGTGGTGAGGTGATGAGTGAAATTCATGTGGGTTGCCCACCAAACTCATCTGGACCCTACATTTCCAGGTTTACAATCTCCATTCCACCAG ATGTTGATCATGGAAGAAATAAGGATTTGTTTAAAGATGAAGAAGTATGTAGGCATGAGAAAATGATTCATGTGGATGAAGATGGTGATCTTGTTCTTACTAGACGCACCA AGTTTTTAAGTCGTAGTTTTAATGTAACAATCCAGCATAATATCACATCATCAATTCCGAGTGTGGGGTTACAG GTTTGGAAGGCAGAGCTGGTATTATCTGATTTTGTGTTGCATAAGATGTTTACTTCATCGGAATTTGATGGGATTAGTTTATTGGAACTCGGTGCTGGAACTG GGCTGGTTGGCATGCTGATTGCACATGTTGCTAAAACAGTGTTCTTAACAG ATCGTGGTGATGAAATCCTTGACAACTGTGCAAGGAATGTTCAGCTTAATTCTGAAGTGTTAAACTATCAAAGTGCAATTTATGTGCGTGAACTTGATTGGATGAATTCCTGGCCACCTATATCATGCCTCAATTCTGCAGACACTAGTAG GTATTCTTGGACACCTGCTGAAGTTGAAGAAGCTGAGGAAGTTTCTCTGCTTGTAGCTGCTGACGTGATATACAGTGATGATCTGACTAATGCTCTTTTCAGCATTCTCGAGAGATTTATGTCATCGGGCTCGGAAAAG ATTTTGTACTTGGCATTGGAAAAGCGCTACAACTTCAGTATCGATGACCTTGATGTTGTTGCAAATGGTTATTCACACTTCTTAAGTTATCTTAAGGAGGATAAAG ACCTTGAATATGGATCCTCTCCTTGTTTTCTGGGCAAGCAAATCGATATTTCACCAATTCCACAATACGTAAGCGAATATGAAAGAGGAAATGATGTTGAACTTTGGCAGATCAAGTTTAGCAGAAGAAAACCAGAATCGGAAGATTCTTGTGAATAA
- the LOC126679833 gene encoding uncharacterized protein LOC126679833 isoform X1, translated as MESTFLNDSESGEVMSEIHVGCPPNSSGPYISRFTISIPPDVDHGRNKDLFKDEEVCRHEKMIHVDEDGDLVLTRRTKFLSRSFNVTIQHNITSSIPSVGLQVWKAELVLSDFVLHKMFTSSEFDGISLLELGAGTGFILLYLSGLVGMLIAHVAKTVFLTDRGDEILDNCARNVQLNSEVLNYQSAIYVRELDWMNSWPPISCLNSADTSRYSWTPAEVEEAEEVSLLVAADVIYSDDLTNALFSILERFMSSGSEKILYLALEKRYNFSIDDLDVVANGYSHFLSYLKEDKDLEYGSSPCFLGKQIDISPIPQYVSEYERGNDVELWQIKFSRRKPESEDSCE; from the exons ATGGAGAGTACATTTTTGAATGATAGTGAGAGTGGTGAGGTGATGAGTGAAATTCATGTGGGTTGCCCACCAAACTCATCTGGACCCTACATTTCCAGGTTTACAATCTCCATTCCACCAG ATGTTGATCATGGAAGAAATAAGGATTTGTTTAAAGATGAAGAAGTATGTAGGCATGAGAAAATGATTCATGTGGATGAAGATGGTGATCTTGTTCTTACTAGACGCACCA AGTTTTTAAGTCGTAGTTTTAATGTAACAATCCAGCATAATATCACATCATCAATTCCGAGTGTGGGGTTACAG GTTTGGAAGGCAGAGCTGGTATTATCTGATTTTGTGTTGCATAAGATGTTTACTTCATCGGAATTTGATGGGATTAGTTTATTGGAACTCGGTGCTGGAACTG GATTTATCTTACTGTATTTATCAGGGCTGGTTGGCATGCTGATTGCACATGTTGCTAAAACAGTGTTCTTAACAG ATCGTGGTGATGAAATCCTTGACAACTGTGCAAGGAATGTTCAGCTTAATTCTGAAGTGTTAAACTATCAAAGTGCAATTTATGTGCGTGAACTTGATTGGATGAATTCCTGGCCACCTATATCATGCCTCAATTCTGCAGACACTAGTAG GTATTCTTGGACACCTGCTGAAGTTGAAGAAGCTGAGGAAGTTTCTCTGCTTGTAGCTGCTGACGTGATATACAGTGATGATCTGACTAATGCTCTTTTCAGCATTCTCGAGAGATTTATGTCATCGGGCTCGGAAAAG ATTTTGTACTTGGCATTGGAAAAGCGCTACAACTTCAGTATCGATGACCTTGATGTTGTTGCAAATGGTTATTCACACTTCTTAAGTTATCTTAAGGAGGATAAAG ACCTTGAATATGGATCCTCTCCTTGTTTTCTGGGCAAGCAAATCGATATTTCACCAATTCCACAATACGTAAGCGAATATGAAAGAGGAAATGATGTTGAACTTTGGCAGATCAAGTTTAGCAGAAGAAAACCAGAATCGGAAGATTCTTGTGAATAA